Proteins co-encoded in one Pseudarthrobacter chlorophenolicus A6 genomic window:
- a CDS encoding Re/Si-specific NAD(P)(+) transhydrogenase subunit alpha: MTRIGIVAELGSETRVAATPTTVKRLLELGYDVVVEKGAGESSAFRDEDYEAAGASVVGADEAWGSEVVLRINPPSEEEIGRLADGATLIGMLAPGLRPELVEALAARPITALALDAVPRISRAQSMDVLSSMANIAGYRAVIEAAHEFGRFFTGQVTAAGKVPPAKVLVAGAGVAGLAAIGAASSLGAIVRATDPRPEVADQVKSIGGSYLKVEVEEEMKSSDGYAKATSEAYNRRAAEIYSEQAADVDIIITTALIPGRPAPKLLTADDVAAMKPGSVIVDMAAGQGGNVEGSVAGERTVTENGVVILGYTDLPARLPAQASQLYGTNLLNLLKLLTPEKDGQLRIDFDDVVQRSVTVVREGEKTWPPPPVQVSAAPVVKTDAGTTESAAPKKKAGLSPAGKAVLFASGIAALFGINMVAPAPLPQHFTVLMLSVVVGFYVIGKVHHALHTPLMSVTNAISGIIVVGALLQVTSENPVVQVLAAVAVLLASINIFGGFAVTRRMLAMFSAGKARS, encoded by the coding sequence GCCGGTGCCTCGGTGGTGGGTGCTGATGAGGCGTGGGGCAGTGAGGTGGTGCTGCGGATCAATCCGCCCTCGGAGGAGGAGATTGGCCGGCTGGCTGACGGCGCGACGCTGATTGGAATGTTGGCCCCGGGGCTGCGGCCGGAACTGGTGGAGGCGCTTGCGGCGCGTCCGATTACGGCGCTGGCGTTGGACGCTGTTCCGCGGATTTCGCGTGCGCAGTCGATGGATGTGCTCAGTTCAATGGCGAACATCGCCGGGTACCGTGCCGTGATTGAGGCGGCCCATGAGTTTGGCAGGTTCTTCACCGGGCAGGTGACCGCGGCGGGCAAGGTCCCGCCGGCAAAGGTCCTGGTGGCGGGTGCAGGTGTTGCCGGGCTGGCGGCGATCGGTGCGGCTTCGAGCCTGGGCGCCATTGTCCGTGCGACGGATCCGCGGCCGGAGGTAGCTGACCAGGTGAAGTCCATTGGCGGGTCCTACCTCAAGGTAGAGGTGGAGGAGGAGATGAAATCCTCGGATGGGTACGCCAAAGCAACGTCGGAGGCATACAACCGGCGGGCAGCGGAAATCTACTCCGAGCAGGCAGCCGATGTGGACATCATCATCACCACGGCACTGATCCCGGGCCGGCCCGCGCCGAAGCTGCTCACGGCCGATGACGTGGCCGCAATGAAGCCGGGCAGTGTGATTGTTGATATGGCTGCCGGGCAGGGCGGGAACGTGGAAGGCTCAGTGGCAGGGGAGCGTACCGTCACCGAAAACGGTGTAGTCATCCTCGGCTACACGGACCTGCCGGCCCGGTTGCCGGCTCAGGCCTCGCAGCTGTACGGAACCAACCTGTTGAACCTTCTTAAGCTCCTCACCCCGGAGAAGGACGGGCAGCTGAGAATCGACTTCGACGACGTCGTCCAGCGTTCAGTGACAGTGGTGCGGGAGGGTGAGAAGACCTGGCCGCCGCCTCCGGTCCAGGTCTCCGCCGCGCCGGTGGTGAAGACCGACGCCGGCACGACCGAAAGTGCCGCACCCAAGAAGAAGGCCGGCCTCAGCCCTGCGGGCAAGGCGGTTTTGTTCGCTTCAGGGATCGCGGCCCTCTTCGGCATCAACATGGTGGCCCCGGCGCCGCTGCCGCAGCACTTCACGGTGCTGATGCTTTCTGTGGTGGTGGGCTTTTACGTCATCGGGAAAGTCCATCACGCCCTTCACACCCCGCTCATGTCCGTCACCAACGCGATCTCGGGGATCATCGTGGTCGGTGCCCTGCTGCAGGTCACCTCGGAGAACCCGGTGGTACAGGTCCTCGCGGCAGTCGCAGTCCTGCTGGCCAGCATCAACATCTTCGGCGGTTTCGCCGTGACCCGGCGCATGCTCGCCATGTTCTCGGCCGGGAAGGCACGTTCATGA